CGTGGCCCAGGCCGCTGACGACAACGTCACCGTGACCGTTGAGGATGCCATCCGCGGCGAAAAACTGCATCTGGATTATGACATGGTGGTGCTGGCCACGGGCATGCAGCCCAGCCTGGCCACCGACAGCCTGCCCCTGCCCCTGCCCCTGGACGAAGACGGCTTCGTCATGGGCGGTGAAGAGGCTGGCATTTTTGCCGCCGGTTGCGCCCGCATGCCGCTGGACGTGATGCGTACCGCGCAGTCCGGCACGGCCGCCGCCCTCAAGGCGGTGCAAACGGTGAAAGGGAGGTAGGCGGCATGGCCAGCAAGATCGGCGTCTATTTTGACGTACAGAACATCGGCGGCGGCCTGGATGTGGAAGCCCTGGCCGAACAGGTCCGCGGCAAATGGAGCGACCTTGCCCCCGTGGTGAAGGTGCTGCCCATGCTGAGCGCGGCCGAAGACGAAGTGCGTGCCGACATCGAGGCCAGCGGCCTTGACGGCGTGCTCTTCTGCGGCGCCAGCCCCCGCGACGAAGCCACCCCCTGGCAGCTGCCCGTGCAGGTGGAACATGTGAACCTGCGCGAACAGTGCGTGCTCGCCTACAAGAACCCCGACGGTTCCGCCGTCAGCGGCGCGGCTCCCGCCCTGCTGACCCAGATGGCCACCGACTATGTGAACATGGGCGTGGTCAAACTGCAGAAGAGCAACGTGCCCGACTCCGCGGCCATCGAAGGCATCAAGCGCATCCTGGTCATCGGTGGCGGCTGGACCGGCCTCACCGCCGCCCAGGAAGCCGCCAGGACCGGCTATGAGGTCATCCTGGTGGAAAAGGCCGACAAGCTCGGCGGCGCGGTCAACAACATGCCCGTGGGCTCGCCCCTGCAGGCTCCCTGGGAAGACCGCCAGCCCACCAACCTGGCCGACAAGATCGCCGCTGTCACCGGCGACAGCAGCATCACCGTGCTGCTCAACGCCCACATGGCCAAACTGGAAGGCCAGCCCGGCGAGTTCAAGGCCACCGTGGCCACCGCCGACGGCGAACAGACCTTCGACATCGGCTCCGTGGTCCTGGCCACCGGCTGGGTGCCGCTGGCTGAAAAGTATCTGGAAAGCATGGGCCTGGGCGTGAACCCCAAGGTCGTCCATGCCGCCCAGTTCGCCAAGATGCTGGGCGAAGGCAAGGTCGACGCCCGCCGCATCGCCTTCGTGCTCGACACCACCATCGCTGAAGAAGCCCTGCAGAAGGCCGCTGACGAAGCCGCCGCCGCCGAGGCCGAAGCCCCCGCCGCCGAAGCTCCCGCCGAGGAGGAGGAAAAGGGCTTCGTCAAGGAGAACCTGGAAAGCATCAAGCACCTGCGTTACTCCAACGCCGTCAACAGCGTGGGCATGCTGCGCATGGCCAACATCATCTGCGACAAGACCAATGACGCCGTGCAGGCCTTCGTGCTGTACAAGGACATGACCATCCCCGGCATCCTGGAACGCTTCTACAAGAAGATGCAGGACCGTCTGGGCCTGATGATGACCAAGGCCGACGTGACCGACATCCGTGACGCCGGCAACCACATGGTGGTCAGCTGCAAGAACACCCTGCTGGGCATGGACTTCGATCTGGACGTGGATCTGGTGGTGCTGCCCACGGGCGTAGTGCCCACGACCGCCAAGGACGTGGTGGTGGAATTCGACTACCGCCAGGGCCCCGACTTCCCGGATCTGCAGCTCTTCGACGGTTTCGCGGACTCCAACTACATCTGCTTCCCCTACGAAACCCGCCGTACCGGTGTCTACGCCGCCGGCTGCGTGCGTCAGCCCCAGACCCTGGACGCCTGTGAAGAAGACGCCCGCGGTGCCGTGCTCAAAGCCATCCAGTGTGTGGAAGCCGCTTCCCACGGTGTGGCCGTGCACCCCCGCTCCGGCGACAATTCCTACCCGGTGTTCAACTTCGTGCGCTGCACCCAGTGCAAGCGCTGCACCGAAGAATGCCCCTTCGGCGCCCTGGACGACGACGAAAAGGGTACGCCCAAACCCAACCCGGCCCGCTGCCGTCGTTGCGGTACCTGCTTCGGCGCCTGCCCCGAGCGCGTGATCTCCTTTGCCAACTACAACATCGACCAGATCGGTTCCATGATCCGCGAAGTTGTGGTGCCCAAGGACTTCAAGAAGGAAGGCCCCCGCATCCTCATCCTGGCCTGCGAAAACGACGCCTACCCCGCCCTGGACATGGCCGGTATGCGCCGCAAGGCCTGGAGCCCGTACTGCCGCATCATCCCCGTGCGCTGCCTTGGCTCCGTCAACGCCATCTGGGTGTCTGACGCCATGAGCAAGGGCTTCGACGGCGTGCTGCTGCTGGGCTGCAAATATGGCGAAGACTACCAGTGCCACTTCATCAAGGGTTCCGAGATCTGCAACCGCCGCAAGGAAAACATCGCCGAGACCCTGAACCGTCTGGGCGTGCAGCCCGAGCGCGTTGACCAGCTCGAAGTGGCCATCGACGAATATGACAAGGTGCCGGACATGATCGACGAATTCGTCGCTCGCATCGTGGAACTCGGCCCCAACCCGTTCAAGGGCATGTAGGAGGAAGGCTGCAATGGCACAGAATATTCTCAAGCCGGATTCCACCTTTACGCGGGAGCTGATGGAAGCGGGCGGCGAAAGCCTGAAAAAATGCTATCAGTGCGCCACCTGCTCCGTGGCCTGCCCCATGGCTCCGGAAAACGCTCCCTACCCCCGCAAGGAAATGGTGTGGGCGTCCTGGGGCCTCAAGGAAAAGCTGGCCACCGACGTGGACCTGTGGCTCTGCCACAACTGCGGCAACTGCGCGGACCTCTGCCCCCGCGGCGCCCGTCCCGCCGACGTCATGGGCGCCGCCCGCAACATGGTCTACCGCGATCTGACCGAGCCCACCATCGTGGGCAAGTGGATGAGCAAGCCCTCCGGCCTGCCCTTCCTCTTCGCCATCCCGGCCCTGCTGTGGCTCTTCATCTGGTGGATCCGCGCCGGCTTCAATGACGGCAACTGGTTCCCCCGCGCCGCCGACGGCCGCATCGTGTTCGGTCAGGTGTTCTATGGTGACTACACCATCGACCCCATCTTCATGATCACCTTCTTCGGGGCCTGCTTCATCCTCTACAAGGGCGTGCGCAAGCTCTGGGGCATGTTCAAGCCTGAAGGCCGCCTGACCGTGCTTGGCAAGACCAAGGCCTGGTACTGGCACCTGCTGGACGTGCTCATCGACGAAGTGGTCACCCACCGCAAGTTCGACGACTGCGAAGCTGGTCCCAAGACCGGTACCTATGTGCCCAACCGCAAGGCCGGCCACATGATCCTGGTCTACAGCTTCGTCATCCTGGCCTTCGTGACGGCTGTGGTGGCCCTGGGCCACTGGGGCGGCAAGATCATCCCGCTCATCAAGATCGAGACCCCCATGCCGCTGCTGTACCCTGTGAAGATCCTGGCCAACCTCGGCGCCATCATGCTGGTCTGCGGCCTGGCCATGCTCACCGCCCGCCGCCTGAAGCTGAACCCCAAGCATCAGGGTTCGAGCTGGTATGACTGGTACCTGCTGGGCATCATCTGGCTGGTGGCCGTGACGGGCATCCTGTCCCAGGTCTTCCGCCTGGCCGATGCCATCCACCCCGCCTTTGTGGTGTACTACCTGCATCTGGTCTTTGTGTGGATGCTCTTCGCCTACCTGCCGTGGTCCAAGCTCGGTCACTTCGTGTACCGTACCGCGGCCCTGCTGTTCGTCCGCATGTACGGGCGCGGCTACTAGGATGGTCTTCCGGGCCGTCGCCCCGTGACGGCGGCCCGCACAGGCTCACACTGCAAAACACCGTTCTCCGAGGAGGAGGCCGAAAATGTCTGATACCGCTCGCAAAATGTTCCCTGTGGAAACCGTCCTGGCCCTGGCCGTCGCCAAGAAGGGCGCGGACGTGAAAGATATCGCCGGTTACATCACCGGTCGCAGCATCGTCTGTGACGCCTGCGCCGCCGCCGTGGCTCCCTTCGCCGCTGCCTGGCTGGCCAAGCTGTCCCCCAAGTTCCTGGACATGAACTACAAAGACGGTGACAACTGGGGCGACTTCGTCAACCAGGGTGCCCGTCTGCTGGGCGACACCATCTCCCTGCCCCCCATGGACGACTGCCTGAAAAACGCCGTCGCCACCGTGCTCGACATGATGGACGACATGCACGGCACCATGGTCAGCCAGCGCGCCGAGATCGCCGACCTGCGCCAGCAGGTGGAGACCCTGGCCCCCTATCAGGGCAAGACCGAAGAACTGCAGAAGAAGTGCGACAAGCTGGAAGACACCATCAAGACCATGAAGACCGACATGGGCGGTCTGCGTCGCCAGGTGGCCGAGTTCCAGGGCAAGGTCGCCATCAACCATGACGAACTGATGCAGAGCATCAAGGACGCCATCAAGGACAACCTGAAGAACATCACCGTGGGCGTGGCCGCTGCCGGCGTGGCCGGTGAAGCCGCCGCCGAAGAACCCGCCCAGGAAGAAGGCGGCGTGCCGGACGATTTCGGTTTCGGCACCAGCGGCGCCAACTCCGACGGCTTCGGCTTCTAGTCCCAAGTCAAGGCATCGCCTTTCAAGGCGCGTCCGTTCCGGCGGGCGCGCCTTTTTTCATGGTCGCTGGCGCGGGGCAAAAGGGGCAGTGCCATATGGCAGCCCCTGCCCGGGATGAGGGGGAGCCGTAGCGCGACAACCTCCGTCCAATGGCGGTTATTACTCGCTACGGGGAGGAGAAAACTCGCGTAGCGCGACAGCCAGCCGTCCGCTGGATGGCCGCTGCCCGGCCCCCGGGCCTGGTCGCCTCCGCGGCGGAGCGGCAAGGGGTCGGGGCCTGCGCGGCCCCAGCCCCCCTGCACCCCCGTGCCCCGCGTCTGGTCCCCGGTTTCATCACGGCGCGCCGAAGGCGGGGCGGCACCACGCCTTCGGCGTACGCCGCCCAAGCGGCGCGCTCAATACATGGGGAAAACAGCCCAAGAGATATAAGAGGCCGCACGGCTGGAAAAAGGGATCATGGGGAGGCAGGCCATGCGCGGCAGGGCTGGGCAGAAGCAGGGCGAATGGTCCAGCCAGAGAAAAAGACAGGCCGCTCCGTCAGGGCGGCCTGTCCGATAAAGCGCGTTTGGAGGAGGATGGGAGGAGCTTGAGGGGGGAAGGAGGGACCTTTAGCTCGCGCGTAAAGGTCCCTCCTTCCCCCCTCAACAACTCCGGGCTCCCGCTCTCGCCCCTCCCCTTCAGCGCTAGAGCGAAAGCAGGGTCATGGCCACAGGGATGGTGACGGCGGAGATCAGGGTCGAGAGGCTGACCATCAGGGCGCCGAATTCGGCATCGGTCTTGTAATAGGCGCTCAGGATGGAGATCTGCATCATGCAGGGCAGGCCGGACTGGATGATGAACACCTTTTCCATGAGTTCGGGCAGCTCCACAAAGTGCAGCATGCCGGCCAGGATCAGGGGGCAGGCCACCATCTTGCCCAGCAGGGCCAGCACCAGGTCACGCGACAGGCGCAGGTGGCGCAGGTCCATCTTCCAGAGGCAGACACCGATGAAGATCAGGGCCAGCGGCGTGGTGAGGTTGCCCAGATAACGGGCGACATCCTGCAGGAAGCCCGGCAGGCGGAAATCCAGCAGGGTCAGGGCAGCCCCGGCCAGAAAGCCCAGCATGGGCGGCGAAAAGACATGGCGCACATTGTCCAGCACGCTGTCGTGGCCGCGCAGCTCTTCGTTGTCGTGGCTCACGGCATAGTTGCCTATGGTCCAGAAAAAGGTGGTGTTGGCAAAGAAATACAGCAGGACATAGGGGGCCGCGCTTTCTCCGAACAGGGCCAGGTTGACCGGCAGGCCGATGAAGACCGTATTGGAGGTGGCGAAGCTGGTGCAGAACAGGCCGAGATGCCGCCGCTCCACGCGTGCTATCCTGGCCACCAGCAGGGCCACGGCAAAGGTCAGCAGGATGCTGAGCAGCGGGAACAGCGAGCCGTAGAGCAGATGGACGAGATCGTCCCGCCCGAAGGAATGGATGATGGTATAGAAAAGATAGGGCGGCAGGGCCACGGAGGTGACCAGCCGGGGCAGCAGGATCTGGGTCTCGGGCGAGAACCAGCCCTTGCGCGCTAGCATGTAGCCCAGCGAGACGATGAGCAGCAAACCGAAGATCCCCTGAAGGGCATGCAGAAAAACCATGGCGGCACCTGTGCGGCAGGAAGAGGGTCTGTCCGGGAAAGACAGTCCCGCACTGCGCCGGCGGCAATGCGGGACCATCGGCAAAGAGCGGGCGTCCTCCGGCGTGCGGGCATCACGGCGGCCCCAGAGGGCCGGGGATGCCCGCAGGGAACAGGCGCCCCGGGGCACGGACACCGGCAGGCTGCCCTGCCGGCCGCCCTGGGCGCCTGCTCCGGCCGGGAAAGCGTCCTAGACTTTCTTGTACATGGCGCCGCTGTCGGCGGAGCTCACCATGCTGGCGTAACGGCGCAGCACGGGATAGGGGCATTCCTTCTGCGGCGGCACCAGCCCGGCGCGACGGCGGGCCAGTTCGGCCTCGTCCACCAGCAGGTCCAGCTTGCGGTTGGGGATGTCCACCAGGATGCGGTCGCCGTCGCGCACCAGGGCGATGGGGCCACCGTTGGCGGCTTCAGGCGAGATGTGGCCGATGGCCGCACCGTTGGTACCGCCGGAGAAGCGGCCGTCGGTGAACAGGGCCACGTCCTTGCCCAGGCCCATGCCGGTGATGGCGGCGGTGGGGGACAGCATCTCGCGCATGCCGGGGCCGCCCTTGGGACCTTCGTAGCGCACCACCACACCGTCGCCGGGCTTGATCTTGCCGTCGAGGATGGCGCGCATGGCGTCTTCCTCGCTTTCGAACACGCGGGCGGTCACTTCGCGGCGCATCATCTCGGGCGCCACGGCGGACTGCTTGACCACGGCGCCGTCAGGGGCCAGCGAGCCGCGCAGGATGGCGATGCCGCCTTCCCTGGAATAGGCGTTGTCGATGGTGTGGATCACGTCCGTATCCAGGATATGGGCGTTGCGCTCCTTCAGGTTCTCGCCCACGGTCTTGCCGGTGACGGTCATGCAGTCCTTGCGGATCAGGCCCAGCTTGTCCAGCTCGCTCATGACGGCCGGGATGCCGCCGGCGTTCTCCAGGTCCACCATGTAGTGGCGGCCGGCGGGCGAGAGCTTGCAGAGGTTGGGGCTCTTGCGGCTCACGTCGTCGAAGACGGACAGGTCGATGTCCAGACCGGCTTCATGGAAGATGGCGGGCAGGTGCAGGGTGGTGTTGGTGGAGCAGCCCAGGGCCATGTCCACGGCGATGGCGTTCTCCACGGCGCCGCGGGTCACGATGTCGCGGGGGCGGATGTTGCGCTTCACCAGGTCCATGACGCGCATGCCGGCCTGCTTGGCCAGGCGCACACGGGCCGCATGCACGGCCGGGATGGTGCCGTTGCCGGGCAGGGCCACGCCGATGGTCTCGGCCAGGCAGTTCATGGAGTTGGCCGTGAACATGCCCGCACAGGAACCGCAGCCGGGGCAGGCGCGTTCTTCCCACTGGGTCAGTTCTTCTTCGGTCATCTGGCCGTTGCGCACGCGGCCCACGCCCTCGAACAGGGTGATGAGGTCGCCCTGCTTGCCGGGGGCCAGGGTGCCGGGCAGCATGGGGCCGCCGGAGACCAGCACCGAGGGGATGTTCAGACGCATCATGGCCATGAGCATGCCGGGCACGCACTTGTCGCAGTTGGGGATGAAGACCAGGGCGTCGAAGGCATGGGCGCGGGCCATGATCTCGATGGAGTCGGCGATGAACTCGCGCGAGGGCAGGGAGAAGCGCATGCCTTCGTGGTTCATGGCGATGCCGTCGCACACGGCGATGGCGGGGAATTCCAGGGGGGTGCCGCCGGCCATGCGCACGCCGGCCTTGACGGCCTCGGCCAGCTTGCCCAGGTGCAGGTGGCCGGGCACCACTTCACTGGCGGCGTTGACCACGCCCACCAGAGGACGTTCCATTTCCTCGCGGGTCAGGCCCAGGGCATAAAGCAGGGAACGGTGAGGGGCCTTTTCCAGGCCGGATTTCATTTTTTTGCTGTTCTCTTCCATGACGGTATCCTTTGGACGTTTGTCGGCAGCCCGCACGGCGGCAGGAGTCCGCAAAGGGGTCGTACGGGGGTCTTGTGCATGGGCGTCACGGGGGCAGCGGCGCGGCAGCCCGCCGCATGGTGGCGTTGGGGGCGGGGCGGGACCGCCGGTAAGGCGGCCGCTCCCGGCGCGGCAGGGCCGCGTCCTCCGGTGCGCTGTTTGTGCGTGCGCTCAATGTTTTTTCATACGCAAAAAGCCGGGGGCCGTAAACACTTGAGCCCTGTGCCGGAGGCCCCGGCAGGGCGTTCCGGGCCCCATTCCCGGCTTGTGGCACGCCGCAAAGTGGGCTAGGTTTCCCGCATGGAAAACAGGACGACTCCCCCCTCAACGCCAAGCCTGGCGCGTCGCTATATATGCAAGCTGCTGGCCAACGTGGCCTCCGTGCCGGTCTATCTGGCCATGGAAGCCATCCTGCCCCGTGCCCTGGGCCCGGCCATGTACGGCAATTACAGCTTTGCCACCAATTTTTTCCAGCAGCTGTTCATGTTCCTGGACATGGGCACGTCCACCTGTTTCTACAATGCCCTGTCCCGGCGCCAGTCAGAGACGGGCCTCATCAGCTTCTACATGCGGCTCAGCCTGCTCATCGCCGTCATCAGCCTGCTCATCGCCGGAGCCATGCAGGTGCCCGCCATCGGCAGCCGGCTCATGCCCGACGTGCCCCTGTGGCTGGCGCCGCTGGCCGCCATCTGGGCCTTTTTGACCTGGTGGGGCCGCGTGCTCCGCTCCATGAACGATGCCGTGGGCGCCACCGTGCAGTCCGAGATGGTGCGCACCGTGGTCTCGCTTTCGGCCGTGTTCCTGCTCATCGGCCTGTTCCTGCTGGACTGGCTGAACATCTTCAGCCTTTTCGGCCAGCAGTACGCCATGCTGGGCGTCACGGCCCTGGGCTACTGGATCGTCACCCGGCGCCACTGGGAACGCTGCTACGGCGGCCCGGACGCCACCTTCTGCCTGCGCCTGAGCGCCGACAGCAACAAGGCCTACTGCCACGAGTTCTTCACCTACAGTCATCCGCTCTTCGTCCAGGCCCTGCTTATCTTCCTCATGGCCGCCGCGGAACGCTGGCTGCTGCAGTGGTTCGACGGCAGCGCCGAGCAGGGCTATTTTGCCCTGGGCCACAAGGTCTGCCTGGCCTGCCTGATGTTCGTCTCGGCCATGACGCCGCTGGTCATGCGTGAGCTCTCCATCGCCTGGGGGCAGCGCGACCTCCAGCTCATGGGCCGTCTGGTCAACCGCTTCGCCCCCCTGATCTACGCCGTGGCCGCCTACTTCGCCTGCTTCAGCATGGCCGAGGGCCCGGCCCTGGTGC
This is a stretch of genomic DNA from Desulfovibrio piger. It encodes these proteins:
- the qmoC gene encoding quinone-interacting membrane-bound oxidoreductase complex subunit QmoC, whose amino-acid sequence is MAQNILKPDSTFTRELMEAGGESLKKCYQCATCSVACPMAPENAPYPRKEMVWASWGLKEKLATDVDLWLCHNCGNCADLCPRGARPADVMGAARNMVYRDLTEPTIVGKWMSKPSGLPFLFAIPALLWLFIWWIRAGFNDGNWFPRAADGRIVFGQVFYGDYTIDPIFMITFFGACFILYKGVRKLWGMFKPEGRLTVLGKTKAWYWHLLDVLIDEVVTHRKFDDCEAGPKTGTYVPNRKAGHMILVYSFVILAFVTAVVALGHWGGKIIPLIKIETPMPLLYPVKILANLGAIMLVCGLAMLTARRLKLNPKHQGSSWYDWYLLGIIWLVAVTGILSQVFRLADAIHPAFVVYYLHLVFVWMLFAYLPWSKLGHFVYRTAALLFVRMYGRGY
- a CDS encoding AEC family transporter, yielding MVFLHALQGIFGLLLIVSLGYMLARKGWFSPETQILLPRLVTSVALPPYLFYTIIHSFGRDDLVHLLYGSLFPLLSILLTFAVALLVARIARVERRHLGLFCTSFATSNTVFIGLPVNLALFGESAAPYVLLYFFANTTFFWTIGNYAVSHDNEELRGHDSVLDNVRHVFSPPMLGFLAGAALTLLDFRLPGFLQDVARYLGNLTTPLALIFIGVCLWKMDLRHLRLSRDLVLALLGKMVACPLILAGMLHFVELPELMEKVFIIQSGLPCMMQISILSAYYKTDAEFGALMVSLSTLISAVTIPVAMTLLSL
- a CDS encoding FAD-dependent oxidoreductase — translated: MASKIGVYFDVQNIGGGLDVEALAEQVRGKWSDLAPVVKVLPMLSAAEDEVRADIEASGLDGVLFCGASPRDEATPWQLPVQVEHVNLREQCVLAYKNPDGSAVSGAAPALLTQMATDYVNMGVVKLQKSNVPDSAAIEGIKRILVIGGGWTGLTAAQEAARTGYEVILVEKADKLGGAVNNMPVGSPLQAPWEDRQPTNLADKIAAVTGDSSITVLLNAHMAKLEGQPGEFKATVATADGEQTFDIGSVVLATGWVPLAEKYLESMGLGVNPKVVHAAQFAKMLGEGKVDARRIAFVLDTTIAEEALQKAADEAAAAEAEAPAAEAPAEEEEKGFVKENLESIKHLRYSNAVNSVGMLRMANIICDKTNDAVQAFVLYKDMTIPGILERFYKKMQDRLGLMMTKADVTDIRDAGNHMVVSCKNTLLGMDFDLDVDLVVLPTGVVPTTAKDVVVEFDYRQGPDFPDLQLFDGFADSNYICFPYETRRTGVYAAGCVRQPQTLDACEEDARGAVLKAIQCVEAASHGVAVHPRSGDNSYPVFNFVRCTQCKRCTEECPFGALDDDEKGTPKPNPARCRRCGTCFGACPERVISFANYNIDQIGSMIREVVVPKDFKKEGPRILILACENDAYPALDMAGMRRKAWSPYCRIIPVRCLGSVNAIWVSDAMSKGFDGVLLLGCKYGEDYQCHFIKGSEICNRRKENIAETLNRLGVQPERVDQLEVAIDEYDKVPDMIDEFVARIVELGPNPFKGM
- the ilvD gene encoding dihydroxy-acid dehydratase, producing MEENSKKMKSGLEKAPHRSLLYALGLTREEMERPLVGVVNAASEVVPGHLHLGKLAEAVKAGVRMAGGTPLEFPAIAVCDGIAMNHEGMRFSLPSREFIADSIEIMARAHAFDALVFIPNCDKCVPGMLMAMMRLNIPSVLVSGGPMLPGTLAPGKQGDLITLFEGVGRVRNGQMTEEELTQWEERACPGCGSCAGMFTANSMNCLAETIGVALPGNGTIPAVHAARVRLAKQAGMRVMDLVKRNIRPRDIVTRGAVENAIAVDMALGCSTNTTLHLPAIFHEAGLDIDLSVFDDVSRKSPNLCKLSPAGRHYMVDLENAGGIPAVMSELDKLGLIRKDCMTVTGKTVGENLKERNAHILDTDVIHTIDNAYSREGGIAILRGSLAPDGAVVKQSAVAPEMMRREVTARVFESEEDAMRAILDGKIKPGDGVVVRYEGPKGGPGMREMLSPTAAITGMGLGKDVALFTDGRFSGGTNGAAIGHISPEAANGGPIALVRDGDRILVDIPNRKLDLLVDEAELARRRAGLVPPQKECPYPVLRRYASMVSSADSGAMYKKV
- a CDS encoding lipopolysaccharide biosynthesis protein, with product MENRTTPPSTPSLARRYICKLLANVASVPVYLAMEAILPRALGPAMYGNYSFATNFFQQLFMFLDMGTSTCFYNALSRRQSETGLISFYMRLSLLIAVISLLIAGAMQVPAIGSRLMPDVPLWLAPLAAIWAFLTWWGRVLRSMNDAVGATVQSEMVRTVVSLSAVFLLIGLFLLDWLNIFSLFGQQYAMLGVTALGYWIVTRRHWERCYGGPDATFCLRLSADSNKAYCHEFFTYSHPLFVQALLIFLMAAAERWLLQWFDGSAEQGYFALGHKVCLACLMFVSAMTPLVMRELSIAWGQRDLQLMGRLVNRFAPLIYAVAAYFACFSMAEGPALVRIFGGAEFTAAILPVQIMALYPLHQSYLQLASSVFHASGRTRELRNLTLLECVYGMTTAWFLLAPEAYGGLHLGAVGLSIKTIAVQCVTVNICLWRASRFVPIRLLPIMLHEIWCVLVLAAVAFACRELTLMLGLGGIDSLLRFLVSGVVYTLAAALTALLIPQLLGMSRAEMREKIQKLRARLGR